CCTCCAGTACTGCCACTCCGACTCCGACCCCCAGTGTCACTCCCGACTGCGGTGGCGACCAGTCCATCGCTCTTTGCTGTATGAACTTGGCTCCTTGGTCCACCAACAGTGGAATCTGGGGAGGTGCTTGTGGTTACTATCCTGCTGATCCCAACGAGAGGGTCGGGGCGAGGTGTATTACCCGTGAGTGCAGTTTGATTGATGAACGTTGGTTGAAAACTATGTGACTGACACATGATAGGTGCTCCTGGCACGAATTGCTTTGGCAGTCTCCTTGCAACTTGTTGCGCTGGGTTCATTGTAAGTGCCTGTCGTCGATCGACTTGCGGAATTCATGCTGATAATTTTTACCCCTTTGCCTCTATAGCCAGGACAGTGTTCTCTGGGTACTCGTTGCACATAACTGGGTAGCAGTCGACGTGGAGAGATGtactgaagaagaaggaggtcagAAAATACCAAACTGGAATGACATACCAAGACTGCTCTCTCGCTTGTTGGGTCATGATTCGTTTCAGATCAGCTCCGATCATATCACATGCAATAGCGAATGATTCCCAAAGTTGAGAAAGGGAAGCATCGAAAGTTCCGTTTCCCAAACAAGAATTGTTGTCTTTATGCGCCCTAGCACAGACGGCATGAATAATCACCAGAACAAGCCGTAAAGATCTCAACTGCCTGTCGTTCATCAACCCGCATAAACCGCAGGAACCTGAACGAAAGTACAAGAAGTGAGAAGATAGCATCTTATTATCTgccgtcctcctcgacatctgATATCTGATATCAGCTCAAAATAACACGCCGAACCCGTCTTAGTCCTTTTCAAACATGCCAACGCCAAACGTGGATGGTATCAGGTCCGCACACCCACCCCAAAGTAAACCCCTCCAACGCCGCCCAATGTAAAGCAAAATAAAGACCGAGAAATCGCTGCAAACCGGAACAGAAGGCCACAAGACTGTTTACTGCACCTTGGCCAAGATagccttctctctctcgctcttgCGCTTCTCAAACTTCTTGGCCGAGTGTTTCCGTTCGttctcctctctcctcttgaTGGCCGCCAACTCCTCGCGCTTGATCTCGcccgccttcttgatgacctTGGGCACATGTCTGTGACGGCTGATGCGGCGGATTTCGGGCATATGGCCAAACCTTTCGGTAAGAGCCTTGTTGTATTCGAGGGCTTGTCGCTGCTTCGTCGACTTGACTCCACTTCTCTCTGAGGCATTTGCGCGCCACAAACGGAGGTTGCCGTCGTCACTGCCGCTGATGAGGTACTTGGAGTCCATGGTCCACATGGTCCTGAAGACTCTCTGCATTCTCTTGGTGTGGTACATGTCGCGGGATGAACCTTGGTCGCGCTTGAAGATTCTGATGGTCCTGTCGTAAGAGCCAGTAACAAGCTCCTCACCGGTAGGCGAGAACTCAACATCCATTACAGCCGCGACGTGCCCCTTGTGGATGTTTTGAGCCTTGTTGAAGTTTCTGGCATCGAATACGTAGACATTATGGTCTTCCGAGGCCACGGCCAAGTTCATGGCCTCCATGGGGTTGAAAACAACACGGTTGGCCGCAAACTTGAGCACTGTCTTGACAACCGGCATGTTTGTTCGCAGATCGAACAAGATAACCGACCGATCTGTTCCGACAGACGCAATGACGGATGTTTCAACCTGATTGAAGCACACATCGGTAATGGTATCTGTGTGGTTGGGCCACTGGATGGTCTGGGCGGCTGTGCTCTGCTCAAGATCCCACACACGGATGCAGCCGGCAcctgaagaagcagcaaaGACGTTTCCTGTCCGGTGGACCGAAAGAGAGGTGTAGGGGCCGCCTTCTTGCCATGATGCAAGAGGAGATGTGTTGTCGGAGGCTGGTGTGTAAGGGTCCCAGAGCTTGATACCGTCGGTCGCGCAAGACAGAAGCTTCTTGTCGTTGGTGAAGGTCAATCCCTTGACGACATTGTTGTGGGCCGATGCCTTccaaacctcctcccgcgACGTAAGATCCCAGACCTTGACGATGCCGTCACCGGAACCGGAAGCAACACTGCTGAGAGAGTTCTTGTCCTTGCACATGCTGTAGATACCCTGTACGTGACCGCTCCCTAACTGTCCCAAGAAGGGCTTGGCGAACATGCGCTCCAACTTGACAGCATTGAGGGCTCTCTGATATTCTCTGGCTCTCTCGAACGGATGGATTTCGGGGGCTAAGTTTCGGGGGGCGCGCTGGTTATCGGAACCAGGGGCCTGTTGGACCGTAGTCGGCCGAGTGAGGGCTTTGATCTGTTATGCCTATGTTAGCAGCCACAAAACCAGAGGTTGAAGCTATTCCAAGCTGCTAGCAGCTCTGAAAACATTCTGCCATTTCGCCGTACCTTCATGATTTGTTCCCTGTAGCGGACTGGTAGTGTATCGTTGATCGCACAAAGTGGTGGAGCGTGTGGTTGGTATTATCACCGAAATAGTCTGCTCGTGGACAAGGATGTAGCGGTGAATTCGGAACAGATGTTGGACAGGTAGATGCTTCTTTCAATCGCCTGCTCCAAAGTCCAGGCGCATCTCGAAATTTTGGCGGGGTCTGGAGGCAGAATGCTCACCGCCCGCTATTGGTCAGCCACACCAGCTCCCAGCAACCGATTGGCGCCACAATAAGGTGGACCTGCCAAGGCTGGATGCCGCTAGCTCCATTACGTCGCAAGCACGGCTACCTAGCTGACCTTGCAGGGGTGGactggtggtgaggcggcGGGCATCCATCCAggttggatttggagagCTGCAACCACGACTGCTTCCCAACGCTATAACCAATACCAACAGCATCCATTTCACGAGCCATATCCGCGACGACCTTGCCGTACCATCTTGATCAACCGGGGACTCTTAACTTACAATCACCCCTTTCCAACCAACAGCATCCACGCAACACGCAGTCACAATGGCGCAAGGCGACTCCGAGAGGGTGCGCGAGGCTCAGAAGCTCGCCCCAGTCAACCCCCAGAAAGCTATCGACCTTTACAAGGAGATTATCTCCCAACCGCCATCCATAAACTCCGAGGCCGCTATTCGGGAATATGAGACTGCCCTTATCAGCCTGGGAGAGCTCTACCGCGACCAACAGTGAGCCCCTCGTTGGCAGCCTTCATGCGGGAACTGCTCGTCTGACCCTAACTAGGAACACACACGAGCTCGTGGGTCTCGTAACCACAAGCCGGACAGTTCTGTCTTCGTTCGCCAAGGCAAAGACAGCCAAGTTGGGTATGTAGCTGGGTCATAGGAGGCTTGCTTGTTGACCCGAAACTGacctcaccccccaccagtccgccagctcctcgaccTTTTCGATgccatccccaactccctcgaAACCCAGATCGCCGTCACAAAATCTTGCATAGAATGGGCCACCTCCGAGAGACGAAGCTTCCTCCGACAAAACCTCGAGACCCGCCTTGTTGCCCTGTACATGAAGAAGCAAGCGTACTATGATGCTCTTACACTCATCAACGGCCTcctcaaggagctcaagcGCATGGACGACAAGCTTGTCCTCGTCGAAGTCCAACTCCTCGAGTCTAGAGTGTACCACGCCCTCGGCAACATCTCCAAAGCCCGCGCCGCCCTCACCAGCGCTCGTACCTCTGCCGCCTCAGTCtacaccccccctctcctccaagccaACCTCGACATGCAGTCCGGCATGCTCCACGCTGAAGATAAGGACTTTCAGACGGCATTCTCCTACTTCATCGAGGCCCTCGACGGCTACCACTCCCAAGACGAGGCCTCCCGCGCCCAGGCTGCGCTGCAGTACATGCTCCTTTGCAAGATCAtgctcaacctcgccgaCGACGTCAACCAGCTCATGACCAGTAAGCAGGCCCAGAAATACGCCGGAAAGTCCCTCGAGGCTATGAAAGCCATCGCCCGTGCGCACTCTAACCGCTCACTGGAGGAGTACGAGCGTGCCCTGGGTACCTACAAGTGGGAGCTGGCGAGCGATGGATTTGTCCGGAACCATCTGAGGAGGCTGTACGATGCCATGCTCGAGCAGAACCTTATCAAGGTCATCGAGCCGTTCAGCCGGGTTGAGATTGACCACATTGCCAAGATGGTCAGCTTGGACAAGGAgcaggtggagaggaagctgTCGCAGATGATTCTGGACAAGGTGATTATTGGTGTACTGGATCAGGGGGCGGGGTGCTTGATTATTTATGACGAGACGCATCGGGATGAGGCGTATGATGCGGCGTTGGCGACGATTGAAAAGTTGAGCAATGTGGTGGATGTGCTTTACACCAACCAGGCTTCGCTTTTGGAGTAGGTTGGCTTTTCaagagggaagaggtggaatCGCTGTAATATCACTACACTAGGTTAGGGTGAGGAGGTACTTGACAGAGAACGCACTCTTAGAAATAGGGGTGTGGAAATTGAGAATCAAGCGTTGATCATGAGGGGTATTTGATTTGTGATACAGATATGAACAGACAGTGAGTGTACGATCAATGCCAAAGGTGGCCTGGTTTGACGCAACGtaagaaaacaaaacatttCATTCATGTGGTATCTTTGACgctttccttttcctcccatATTCTGATCCTGACAACCATAACCCTGACTTGACCCAACAAACAATGttaaaagaaataaaaaaagaaataaacaGCAACCTTGGTATCTCCCTGTTTGGTCCGTTATACTACCCAGCAATATTCCTTTATTCCTCTTCCATCTGATATCCTGACTTGCATATTTCCAACACTTTCTCAACTATCCCAACAATcacctcctgctcctctctttcctcttcGGCTTTTCAACCTTATACTTcttccccccaccagcaaacaCCCCTCCAAGGCtaaaccaccccctctttttcctctccctctccttctttacctcctcccttttcctcctccgttcctccatccccttcctATCCCGTCTTCTCATCTCCCCTATCAGCACAGCAAATAACATCCGTACAAGCTCCCACTCCGTCCATttatcttcttctcctcgggtGTGCAAGACAACATGTTTGTAGTACTCTACTATCTGCAAGTGCCAGACCTCAATCGTCATTGCTTCTTGTGGTTCCCCGATTGAGGGGACGAGACCGACGTAGGATTTTGAGACGTCGGAtaaggggaggatggggaggcggtgttggcggtggagggtgaggcaTTGGTCTAGGAGTTCCCAGTTGGGAATTCCCCATCCTTTGAGGGGGTcatttggggggggagaggtggtggtggggacaagggaggagaggagagaaagggggttggggagggaggggagggagaatttggggaagaaggattGGGggggttcttcttcttgctcttgttcATGGTCGTGTTCGccctgttgatgatgatcatggtCGTCTTCTTGGTTGTAGTCGCCATGGTCATAGTCATCCTCGTGATCGTAGTCACCCTCTTGAGCGTAGGTGCcctgttgatggtgatcgtaatctccctcttcttcctcatccgagtaatcctcttcctcaacaggCTCAAGATCCCTCCCCTGGTAATCACGTTGCCGAGGCTGATACGGTTCATACCGCTGCTGGTCCTGTTCAGACAGAGGAGGGGTAGGCTCTTGGTCCCTgtcttcaccatcctcatcgtaATGACCCTGATCAGGCTCCTGCTCCCCAATCGCCTCCCAATCCAGCTCTGACGGCTGCTCCTCCACTTCCCGGCCATACTCATCCCACGTAGGCCCCCTCGGTCTCTGTTCCGGTTCTTGCGCCTTGGCCTGATGAAGTCTCTGTTCAAACGACGCTTTCCCATAGTGCAGCGGCGGTCCCAACTCTTGTGCCCTCCAGCCCTGCCGGTCCTGCTGCTCTCTCAACTCCCGATCTTTTCGCTGCTGAGAGGTATCCGAGAAAGGATCAGCTTGCCGCCcattcttttcctcttcactGGCTTCAGGCTGTGGCTCAGGCAGCTCAGGGTAGCTAACCACCGGCTCCTCACGATGGTTGTCCGCCCCAGTCCGCTCAGCAAttccaccttctccagcacCTTGCTTCTGACTCCGAGATTGCCTCGTCTTCTGCGGTGAGTTTGCCCGCCTCTCGCGCGGCAACGGCGAGAGCGTACTACTCGTAAACTCGACAACCGGCCCGGGAGTCTTCCCCTTGAGCGGCGATCGAAACGAGGATTTAGCAGGAGACGCCGCTCGGTTCGGCTCATGTCTCGGGGGCGTAGTTTTTGGACTAGAAAAAACCTCGGCCGAGATTTGTTGACCGTTTTGAGCCCGTACCCGCTGCCGACGTTTCTTTTGAGGCTCAATTAACTGACGGCTTTCCTCAAAGAAGCGGCCGACTTGGCTGTTGTCTGGGTTGAGTACATTGGTGGTGGCCGGGGGGGCTGCTGCTTTGGCGGGCCCTGCCTGTGGTTGGAAGAGGGTGTTTTCTCCAAATTCTCGTCTGCGGGGCGCAAAGTTTCGAAGCTGGGGGATCTTATTCGGGTTCTCTTGAGGCTCGACGGGAGAGGGGAGGCGAGGGGCGGGGATGGGCGGTCGTTCTGGCTCTTTGCCCTTGGCCCAAATGCTCGTCTTTGCTTGATCGGCCGTGTTATCCGTCCGAGAAGTAGATGGCTGAGTTGTAGACGGCTGCGCTGCAGACGGCTGAGATGCAGAGGGTTGCGATGTTGAAGGCTGCAATGCAAATGACTGCGATGTAGAGGCTGCTGTCATCTGCTCCTTCGCCTTCCTCTGACCTTCCGCGATCCTGGCCAACCGCTTCTCCATGATCTCCTGAGCACGAGCAGAAGTGGACCTCCGTCCTCTGTCCTTTTCCTTGCCTTTTAAACCGCCATCGATGCTTTCAAGGCTATCATCATGTGTGCCAGACGGCACCTCCACGTTCTGCGAAGCATTCCCGAAACCCGATTGCTTCTCAGTGACTGCTTCAGCAGTAGCACTTTGATTTTGCTGTTCCTCAATCTCCACCAAATGAGCAAACAAGCTATTATCCGGTTGTCGCAGCTTCTTGCGTTccttttgttgctgttgcacTAGGTTGTTGGCTGGCTCTCGCCGCGATGGCTTGAACAACCCCATACCGGGCGTCTCTTGGCCAGGTAACAAGACAGGCGATGAAAAAAAGCCGCTCAGATTGGTCCTCGCCGGAGCTGGGGTGGGTTTGACGGCCGGCCGCTTGTCAAGCTGTTCCAGAATAGAACTGGACTCTTGTTCGATTTCATAAGCGTCATCAATCTGAGAATTCCGTGAAGAGCGAAGCTGATTTTCTTGGCCATCCCTCTGTTGTTGACGGCTGATACTCCTCCCCAGAGTCGGGATCTTGCTGCTCTGCCGGGACTCAACAACAGGTGCTTTGATCTGCGGGGGCGCCACTCTTGGAGCGAAAGGGGTgacaccaccagcctcgaGCCAGAAatcagcatcatcttcctcttcctgagCCGGCTGCTCTGGTTGCTGTGTGTTAACAGGGTCCATAGTGAAAGGCTCCGGTTCAGGCTGGGGTATCGGTTCTTTGGCAGGTAGACGAGTCGCTTTTTGTTGTGGTCTCCTGTCTGTAGTCTCGTGATTTCGACTAGAAGTAAACGAGCCCCGGAAACCAAAATTGCTTGTGCGCGCAGGCTCGGCTCGCTCTTGAGCCCGACGTTGTGCTGGTTCAGCGATCGCAGAATTGGGAGCGCTAACGGTAGCTTCTGGGTCAACCTCAGGCTCACTAAAACGCGCCTCACGCCCAgaacttcttctccttggggtcTCCTGAAGATCCTCCTCGGGTTCCTCCTCAGGCTCCTGCTCAGGTTCTGGCCTGGGATTCGAAATCCGGGTGGGCGACAAACTCTTGGCTGTTTCGGCAACAAAATTCTTAACCTGCTGCAGTCCTCTAAACCAAGGTCGGtcctgctgcttctcctgGGCGGTGTCAGTACGCTGTGGCGACGGGGAGCGGGTGGCTCGGGGCTGTGAGATAAAGGGCGCGGGGGACTGGCTCGACTTCTCAAACGATCCCCGAAATGGACTCCGCAGTACACTGTCTCTCCCTGGGGGCGAGGGCGGATCGGATGTCACAAGCTGCAAAACTCGGCCGGCACGTACTATGGGTGAAAGGCTAGGCCGGGGCTGCGATCCTGGGGGCGCTAGATTTAGTGACTGTACATTCAAGTCTGTTCTCGGTAGAGGTGCCACGTCCGACAGCTGATCGGCTGGGGTTTCGTTCGACTTTGTTCTGGTGTGCTGCGGCAGGCGGGCAACAGGGACCGGCGGGCTAGGGTCACTGGCaggtggggaagagggcaTCTCGACCTGAACATTCGGCTGTGcgggttggttgggtgaAACGGTCCCTGCATCTTCGTCTACGCCATCGCCTTCAGCCTCGGAGGGTATTGGGGATGGTGTCTCATCAGGTGTCAACAGCCTATTCGATTCAAGGTGGGGGATGGAGTGATTCACTGGTGAAGGCCGCTCAATAGACGGCTGGATTGGGTGGCTCGCGGCCTgcgcttcctcttcccctccatcattgTCCGGttcctcctctctttctccatcGCGCACTTCGTCGTCATGTTGCTCTTCAAGCTGCGGTTCCACGTGTTGGCCTGGAGTTGCAGCGGCATACACTTCATCGGGCAAGGTAGAGAAGGAATCCCCTTCTCCACTCAGGTTTGATGTGTCGGCAGGCGATGGTTCCTGCGTTGTGTTGGCCGAATCTGTCCGTTGACGAGCAGCCTTGCGGATCAACTTCCCGAGTAGTGACTTTGGCTTCTTTATTGGTTTCGGCTTTTCTGGAACTCGGTTCCACCAAGCATCGGAGTCGTCTGCGGGttcatcctcggcttcgaCTTCAGCTCGGATTTCGACCTCACTGGGACGGGGTGGCAATCGTTTGTAAGGCCGTTTGTAAGGCTTGGGTTGCTCCCGGTCTGGTTCTTGTCCTGGGTCATCTTGCTGCTCGGTTGCTGAATATCCTGAGGTCTCGGCCCATTGTCTTTCTGGCTGCACATCCTGGTCCGGCTCGGGTTGCGGAACAGGCCCATCACTGAACTCAAAGTCTGGGTCGGGCCTCGACCTAGAGTACTGTTCTTTCTGTGACGGTTCTTCAGACGCTTGTCTCGGCTCCTCAGACTCATGCCTGGGTTCCTCGCTTTCTTGTCGTGGCTCCTCAGACTCTCGCCTTGGCTCCTCGCTGTGTCGCCTGGGCTCTTCAGAACCTTGCCTTGGCTCCGCGCTCTGTTCCCTAGACTCGTCACTAAAAAAATCAGGATCAAACGATCTGCTCTTCACTTCAAAGGAAGAAGTGTCAGCTTTCTGCACTGGTCCAATGCTagaaccaaaaccaaccacctccctccgcaaAACAGCTGCCCTCTCAGCAGCCTTTGCTTCTTGTTGTCCAACAGGGGAGCTGGAAGCAGACTCGCTTCTCCTCTCAGCAGCCGTGTTCTCACCCGGCAAAATGCTGAAATCAAAATCAAAGTTCTTCCGTGGTGGAGTGGGGGATTTTTGAATGCTTTGTCCGAAATCGAGTCCCTCCAGCTGCTCAGCATGAGAAGATGCAGCAGGTTTCTCAGGCCCGACACTGAAGTTGAAATTGGTCTCCCTTCGTCGGCGCACAGAAGGCATTTGAGTGCTTTGCCCAGGGTGAAAACTAGAACCAAAGTCAAATGGCTTCCTTAGCTCAGCAGCTTCCAGTTGAGATGTCCGCCCTGGCCCGACACCAAACCCGAAATCATGCTCTTCCCCTGTCTCTTGTACTGCCTCTTGTGAGCCCTCCCCAGCCGCAGTCCCTCGACCCTGCCTAAGATAGTCGATACCATTTTTAATAATGACTTTTGTGGCTTCACCgagctcttcctcttgctgttgttcttGCCCGGCCATCATACTGGAATTCATCAGAGACCTGAGCTCGGCAAGCGGGACCTCTGTAAAGTCCTCCGCTCCCGCCATGGTATCCTGAGCATCCCCCAAATCTCGAACCGGACTTGTCATGTAATCGCCCTCATCGTAATCGTCCTCGGGTCCATCGTGCATGTCGCCCCACTCGCCTTGTTCATCGAAATCACCTTCGGAGTGCTcgggttgtggttgttgttccGGCTCTGGGGACGGTTCTGCTTCAGGCTCGGgttctggtgctggtgatggttcTTTCGGGGGAGATCGATTGCTTAAACTCGTCCGGAGTCTCTGCGCGGCAGGCGACGAAAGGGTCCCAAGCCAGATATCATCCTCCATGTCGCctgcaccatcatcatcgtgaTCCTCCCCTGCCGTGAATTGATCCTGGCCGAAAAAGTCATGTTGTACTGGTGGTAATCTCGAAGCGTTGTCCTGTTGTAGTATTTCCGCAATGCTGCCCATATTCATCTCGGCAGGAACGTGACTCTTCCGCGGCCGtcctctttttctcggcTGGGTATCCTCTTTTGCGGGTGTCATCGACTTTCGTTTCGCCGGCCTCTTCAACAGGCTGACGGGTCCCGGCGTCGCCTCGATATGTTCCAGCGCATCTTCGTCTagtggctgctgcttctgaGGGGACTTTTGTGGCGATCGAGACGTGCCTCTCGCAACAACAGCCTTCGCTCCCGGTGTACCAGGTCGTTTTCGTCGCGTCGTAGGTACCGGCGTCCCAGATTTCCGTGGCCGACCTCTCCTCCGCGGCGTCactccctcatcatcactcagACCGTGCACCGGCACCACGGTAGTGGTaacatcccctcctcccctcataACTCCCCGTTTCGGCGTCGGCGATTGGAAAAGCCGGCGCTTTATGCCCTTTGTATTCCTCACCTCGTCCTCAGCCTGGACAGTCACCAGCAGCCTCTGTGGCGAAACGGGGCTGCCAATGTCGAGCTCAAAGGTTCGTTTCCTAGGCGATCTCGCAATGGATAAAAGTCGCGCGGCGGGTTGGGCTCGTGGTTTGACGCGCGACGGCGGCAGCATCGGTGGGCTGAGAATCGGATCTATTAGCGGGTCGGGTGAAGATCCCAGGTTCAGCGTTATGGTGTGTTCTTCATCCATGTCCGCGGTCGTCGCAAATTTGCCGCGGGCGAGGGCGTCCAGAAATAATAATCATGGGGGCAGGGGCAGACGCATGGACATGCAAGCCCACGACctgcgtgtgtgtgtgtgtgtgtgtgttgtctctcccctcccaaaaaaaatatgCCAAAATTTAGACACCACCCCGCCTAATGAGGGCCACTGGTTAACGCGTCGATATAATGGATATGGGATGGAAATGATGGTTTGAATGCGACAAGCTGCGCTTCCTATCGGTGTGTCCTGTGCGCGCACAGTTACATCCGACCAGGTACCAACCGTGTCTGTTTACTTGTTGCCTGATTAGGCTAAGCCTTTTATGGATTGCTCCAATCAAAACATGTGGCTGTCTTCGACAAGAATACCCCAGGTCTTGGCCAAATTTCGGGATAACTTTATGCCCTCTTAATGCCAACGGTGCAGACGTCATTGTCAGCACTTCCatatccccctccttttctgAAAAGATGCAGATGCGGCcactttctcttcttgcaGCAACGCTAGAAAATGGGAGCCCAAAGCTGAGCAAATCATTTATTACTAATCTTTGTCGCATCTTGAAGGTCTCGAGAACTAAAGCGCGCCCTTCGAGTTGTTCTTCAACATGACGTGATGGGGCTAATGGCGCAACCGGCTGTGTAAGTGGTGAATCGTGTGTTTGACAGCATTTGAATGTAGCATTGCTTGATAATATCGAGAGGGTAAACCTTTATTTCTAGACAGAATCATAGAATATATATACCTTGGCATCCTCATCCATAGGATCCCTTCTGATCATCAtctcaacatccatctctGCCACCCACCGCACATATCCCAAGACAGCCCACCTcacacctcaccaccatggccatcgaccacctccccccctcagGCGACGTAACCGCCCCCCTCAACTTCTACTCCCCCCCTTCCGACaattcccccccttcaaccttgccgacctcccccgactccccaactccccgaAACTACGGCTCAACCCCCGTCCCAACCCTCATCCACGACGCCCGccccaacctcgcctccttcaccttaGACCGTGACTCCTTCCAaatcctcacctcccaaccccctcccacttctgaaccctccctcttcacctccgaCACCTCCATCAAAACCCACTACTACCCCGAAataacctccctcctcctctccaccatcccaaacGCAACCCACATCCTGATATTCGACCACACTAtccgcctcccctccccatccgcccccGAACCCCCGTTCAGCGCGTCCACATCGATCAAACCGCCCTATCCGCCGCCCAGCGCGTAAGgaaacacctcccccccgacGAGGCCGACAAAATCCTCTCAACCGGCACCCGATACCGCATCATCAACGTCTGGCGACCCCTCAATGACGCACCCCTTGAATCCTTCCCCCTCGCTTTTGCCTCCAGCGCAAGTTTACGAGATGAGGAAGTGGTGCCGGTAGAGCACAGGTACACCCAAACGGGCTACATAGGGCAGACGGCCGCCATTGCCCATCA
This window of the Podospora pseudoanserina strain CBS 124.78 chromosome 3, whole genome shotgun sequence genome carries:
- the sof1 gene encoding Protein sof1 (EggNog:ENOG503NV6T; COG:A) → MKQIKALTRPTTVQQAPGSDNQRAPRNLAPEIHPFERAREYQRALNAVKLERMFAKPFLGQLGSGHVQGIYSMCKDKNSLSSVASGSGDGIVKVWDLTSREEVWKASAHNNVVKGLTFTNDKKLLSCATDGIKLWDPYTPASDNTSPLASWQEGGPYTSLSVHRTGNVFAASSGAGCIRVWDLEQSTAAQTIQWPNHTDTITDVCFNQVETSVIASVGTDRSVILFDLRTNMPVVKTVLKFAANRVVFNPMEAMNLAVASEDHNVYVFDARNFNKAQNIHKGHVAAVMDVEFSPTGEELVTGSYDRTIRIFKRDQGSSRDMYHTKRMQRVFRTMWTMDSKYLISGSDDGNLRLWRANASERSGVKSTKQRQALEYNKALTERFGHMPEIRRISRHRHVPKVIKKAGEIKREELAAIKRREENERKHSAKKFEKRKSEREKAILAKVQ
- a CDS encoding hypothetical protein (EggNog:ENOG503PGJZ) encodes the protein MVSRLSDGKPGSRDVNENIYFIFGTVAVSWKKSVIIRDKDITMHFRSVIELLAMSSLAVTGASAACTPIPSSSTATPTPTPSVTPDCGGDQSIALCCMNLAPWSTNSGIWGGACGYYPADPNERVGARCITRAPGTNCFGSLLATCCAGFIPGQCSLGTRCT
- the RPN6 gene encoding 26S proteasome regulatory subunit rpn6 (EggNog:ENOG503NU6M; COG:O; BUSCO:EOG092630YS) encodes the protein MAQGDSERVREAQKLAPVNPQKAIDLYKEIISQPPSINSEAAIREYETALISLGELYRDQQNTHELVGLVTTSRTVLSSFAKAKTAKLVRQLLDLFDAIPNSLETQIAVTKSCIEWATSERRSFLRQNLETRLVALYMKKQAYYDALTLINGLLKELKRMDDKLVLVEVQLLESRVYHALGNISKARAALTSARTSAASVYTPPLLQANLDMQSGMLHAEDKDFQTAFSYFIEALDGYHSQDEASRAQAALQYMLLCKIMLNLADDVNQLMTSKQAQKYAGKSLEAMKAIARAHSNRSLEEYERALGTYKWELASDGFVRNHLRRLYDAMLEQNLIKVIEPFSRVEIDHIAKMVSLDKEQVERKLSQMILDKVIIGVLDQGAGCLIIYDETHRDEAYDAALATIEKLSNVVDVLYTNQASLLE
- a CDS encoding hypothetical protein (EggNog:ENOG503P10C; COG:S); translation: MDEEHTITLNLGSSPDPLIDPILSPPMLPPSRVKPRAQPAARLLSIARSPRKRTFELDIGSPVSPQRLLVTVQAEDEVRNTKGIKRRLFQSPTPKRGVMRGGGDVTTTVVPVHGLSDDEGVTPRRRGRPRKSGTPVPTTRRKRPGTPGAKAVVARGTSRSPQKSPQKQQPLDEDALEHIEATPGPVSLLKRPAKRKSMTPAKEDTQPRKRGRPRKSHVPAEMNMGSIAEILQQDNASRLPPVQHDFFGQDQFTAGEDHDDDGAGDMEDDIWLGTLSSPAAQRLRTSLSNRSPPKEPSPAPEPEPEAEPSPEPEQQPQPEHSEGDFDEQGEWGDMHDGPEDDYDEGDYMTSPVRDLGDAQDTMAGAEDFTEVPLAELRSLMNSSMMAGQEQQQEEELGEATKVIIKNGIDYLRQGRGTAAGEGSQEAVQETGEEHDFGFGVGPGRTSQLEAAELRKPFDFGSSFHPGQSTQMPSVRRRRETNFNFSVGPEKPAASSHAEQLEGLDFGQSIQKSPTPPRKNFDFDFSILPGENTAAERRSESASSSPVGQQEAKAAERAAVLRREVVGFGSSIGPVQKADTSSFEVKSRSFDPDFFSDESREQSAEPRQGSEEPRRHSEEPRRESEEPRQESEEPRHESEEPRQASEEPSQKEQYSRSRPDPDFEFSDGPVPQPEPDQDVQPERQWAETSGYSATEQQDDPGQEPDREQPKPYKRPYKRLPPRPSEVEIRAEVEAEDEPADDSDAWWNRVPEKPKPIKKPKSLLGKLIRKAARQRTDSANTTQEPSPADTSNLSGEGDSFSTLPDEVYAAATPGQHVEPQLEEQHDDEVRDGEREEEPDNDGGEEEAQAASHPIQPSIERPSPTPSPIPSEAEGDGVDEDAGTVSPNQPAQPNVQVEMPSSPPASDPSPPVPVARLPQHTRTKSNETPADQLSDVAPLPRTDLNVQSLNLAPPGSQPRPSLSPIVRAGRVLQLVTSDPPSPPGRDSVLRSPFRGSFEKSSQSPAPFISQPRATRSPSPQRTDTAQEKQQDRPWFRGLQQVKNFVAETAKSLSPTRISNPRPEPEQEPEEEPEEDLQETPRRRSSGREARFSEPEVDPEATVSAPNSAIAEPAQRRAQERAEPARTSNFGFRGSFTSSRNHETTDRRPQQKATRLPAKEPIPQPEPEPFTMDPVNTQQPEQPAQEEEDDADFWLEAGGVTPFAPRVAPPQIKAPVVESRQSSKIPTLGRSISRQQQRDGQENQLRSSRNSQIDDAYEIEQESSSILEQLDKRPAVKPTPAPARTNLSGFFSSPVLLPGQETPGMGLFKPSRREPANNLVQQQQKERKKLRQPDNSLFAHLVEIEEQQNQSATAEAVTEKQSGFGNASQNVEVPSGTHDDSLESIDGGLKGKEKDRGRRSTSARAQEIMEKRLARIAEGQRKAKEQMTAASTSQSFALQPSTSQPSASQPSAAQPSTTQPSTSRTDNTADQAKTSIWAKGKEPERPPIPAPRLPSPVEPQENPNKIPQLRNFAPRRREFGENTLFQPQAGPAKAAAPPATTNVLNPDNSQVGRFFEESRQLIEPQKKRRQRVRAQNGQQISAEVFSSPKTTPPRHEPNRAASPAKSSFRSPLKGKTPGPVVEFTSSTLSPLPRERRANSPQKTRQSRSQKQGAGEGGIAERTGADNHREEPVVSYPELPEPQPEASEEEKNGRQADPFSDTSQQRKDRELREQQDRQGWRAQELGPPLHYGKASFEQRLHQAKAQEPEQRPRGPTWDEYGREVEEQPSELDWEAIGEQEPDQGHYDEDGEDRDQEPTPPLSEQDQQRYEPYQPRQRDYQGRDLEPVEEEDYSDEEEEGDYDHHQQGTYAQEGDYDHEDDYDHGDYNQEDDHDHHQQGEHDHEQEQEEEPPQSFFPKFSLPSLPNPLSLLSSLVPTTTSPPPNDPLKGWGIPNWELLDQCLTLHRQHRLPILPLSDVSKSYVGLVPSIGEPQEAMTIEVWHLQIVEYYKHVVLHTRGEEDKWTEWELVRMLFAVLIGEMRRRDRKGMEERRRKREEVKKERERKKRGWFSLGGVFAGGGKKYKVEKPKRKERSRR